The Pungitius pungitius chromosome 8, fPunPun2.1, whole genome shotgun sequence genome has a window encoding:
- the anks1ab gene encoding ankyrin repeat and SAM domain-containing protein 1A isoform X7, translating into MMWQCHVSSSECRCYRLNGFSLLKRFPLSADGACGKALDQPVGEWLEHVGLPQYESKFLLNGFDDLRFMGSNVMEDQDLRDFGITDPGHRKKILHAARSLPKVKALGCDGSTSLVSWLDGLGLHEYLPNFLSSGYRTLECVKNLWELEIINVIKIGALGHRKRIIASLAERPYEEAPSKSRRLSPIMFHDLLSQTTSPLSQMDPYTSRSMDMLLPLSESDRRRRGVDQDCSVSLRSYSERPRSVDRKSERHKDSRLNLRPPSQSATYATVSAWHHQPEKLILDSCGYEASYLGSMVIRDLRGIESTQEACAKIRKSKDARKGPVVILSITYRGVKFIDAATKTIVAEHEIRNISCAAQDPDDLCAFAYITKDLNSGHHFCHVFSTVEVTQTYEIILTLGQAFEVAYQMAMQARARHYVPPTSLSPEVIETKASRPVSQSWSSMRRSAIDPLEMDADMQSLGGSTTWLLDQRDPHRRPVSTKYETTIF; encoded by the exons ATGATGTGGCAGTGCCACGTGTCGTCCTCTGAGTGCCGCTGCTACCGGCTGAACGGCTTCTCCCTGCTGAAGCGCTTCCCTCTCTCGGCAGATGGGGCCTGCGGTAAAGCCCTGGACCAGCCGGTCGGCGAGTGGCTGGAGCACGTGGGGCTGCCGCAGTACGAGAGCAAGTTCCTGCTCAACGGCTTCGACGACCTACGGTTCATG GGAAGTAACGTGATGGAGGACCAGGATCTTAGAGACTTTGGGATCACTGACCCAGGACACAGGAAGAAGATCCTCCATGCGGCACGCAGCTTGCCCAAG GTGAAAGCACTGGGCTGCGATGGCAGCACATCTCTTGTCTCCTGGCTGGACGGCCTTGGCCTGCATGAATATCTACCCAACTTCCTGTCGAGTGGCTACCGCACGCTGGAGTGTGTTAAGAACCTGTGGGAGCTGGAGATCATCAAT GTCATTAAGATCGGTGCCCTGGGCCACAGGAAGAGGATCATCGCCTCGCTGGCCGAGAGGCCCTACGAAGAGGCCCCGTCAAAGTCCCGCCGCCTGTCCCCGATTATG TTCCATGACCTCCTGTCCCAGACCACTTCCCCCCTCAGTCAGATGGACCCGTACACCAGTCGCTCCATGGACATGCTCCTGCCCCTGAGCGAGTCCGACCGGAGGCGGAGAGGAGTTGACCAAGACTGTAGCGTTTCTCTGCGGTCGTATAGCGAGAGGCCGCGCTCCGTA GACAGAAAGAGCGAACGGCACAAAGACTCTCGGCTGAACCTGCGGCCGCCGAGTCAGTCCGCCACGTACGCCACGGTGTCCGCCTGGCATCACCAGCCCGAGAAGCTCATCCTGGACTCCTGCGGGTACGAGGCGTCC TACCTCGGATCAATGGTAATCAGGGATCTACGAGGAATCGAGTCCACACAAGAGGCCTGTGCTAAAATTAGG AAGTCAAAGGATGCAAGAAAGGGTCCAGTTGTCATTCTGTCCATCACCTACAGAGGGGTCAAGTTCATTGATGCAGCCACCAAG ACCATAGTAGCGGAGCATGAGATCAGGAACATCTCGTGCGCCGCCCAGGACCCAGATGACCTCTGCGCCTTTGCTTACATCACCAAGGATCTGAATAGCGGCCACCACTTCTGCCATGTCTTCAGCACTGTGGAAGTG ACGCAGACCTACGAGATCATCCTCACACTGGGACAGGCCTTCGAGGTGGCCTATCAGATGGCAATGCAGGCCAGGGCCAGACACTACGTCCCGCCCACATCTCTGAGCCCAGAGGTCATAGAGACCAAAGCCAGCCGCCCGGTTTCTCAGTCATGGAGCAGCATGCGAAGATCAGCA atcGACCCCCTGGAGATGGACGCAGACATGCAGTCCCTGGGCGGCAGCACCACCTGGCTCTTGGACCAGCGGGACCCCCACAGGCGCCCCGTCAGCACCAAGTACGAGACCACCATATTCTGA